In Geminocystis sp. NIES-3708, a single window of DNA contains:
- a CDS encoding class I SAM-dependent methyltransferase: MTIENLNLSPKLYEYLLSVSLRESKILQELREETSSHPLGKMQISPDQAQFLALLIKLMGVKKILEIGAFMGYSSTAMALALPNDGKLIACDTRKDFTDIAQHYWQKAQIAHKIILHLQPALKTLDQLIGQGETETFDFVFIDADKSNYSHYYEKSLQLVRKGGLIAIDNVLWYGKVADENINDNRTQKLREFNTKLAHDDRIDLSIISIGDGLTLAMKKTI; encoded by the coding sequence ATGACCATTGAAAATCTAAACCTATCTCCTAAATTATACGAATATTTATTATCAGTATCTTTAAGAGAATCGAAAATCTTACAGGAATTAAGAGAAGAAACATCATCTCATCCTTTAGGAAAAATGCAAATTTCCCCAGATCAAGCCCAATTTTTGGCATTATTGATTAAGTTAATGGGAGTAAAAAAGATTCTCGAAATAGGTGCTTTTATGGGTTACAGTTCTACTGCAATGGCTCTAGCTTTGCCAAACGACGGAAAATTGATTGCCTGTGATACACGAAAAGATTTTACCGATATTGCCCAACATTATTGGCAAAAAGCTCAAATCGCTCATAAAATCATTTTACATCTTCAACCAGCATTAAAAACTTTAGATCAATTAATCGGACAAGGAGAAACAGAAACTTTTGATTTTGTTTTCATTGATGCAGATAAAAGCAACTATTCTCATTATTATGAAAAATCTTTACAATTAGTCAGAAAAGGAGGATTAATTGCTATTGATAATGTGCTTTGGTATGGAAAAGTGGCAGATGAAAATATTAATGATAATAGAACTCAAAAATTAAGAGAATTTAACACTAAATTAGCTCATGATGATCGTATTGATTTAAGTATTATTTCTATAGGAGATGGATTAACTTTAGCTATGAAAAAAACTATTTAA